One genomic segment of Clostridium saccharoperbutylacetonicum N1-4(HMT) includes these proteins:
- a CDS encoding flagellar hook-basal body complex protein: MFNIFATGKSGLTAYQEKIDYISNDLVNNETTGYKRTDVNFKDLVTDTLNRKGTPLVNEKAVTGTGVRLGTNYASNKQGNLITTGGKTDLAIDGKGYFGLTQSDGTVAYTRDGNFKVDSNGVLVDTSGTKVYVEYANGASEGNPALDSQNISIAQNGEISMKVDGQETVIGNIPVFTSIGDKSFVPVGNNHFVPASDAQVTLSNDYNIEQGYLEASNVDTAEAFSDMVLTTRAFQLSSKAITSADDMWGMINSMR, translated from the coding sequence ATGTTTAATATTTTCGCAACCGGAAAAAGTGGGTTAACAGCATATCAAGAAAAAATTGATTATATTTCAAATGACTTGGTTAACAATGAAACAACAGGTTATAAGAGAACAGATGTAAATTTTAAGGATTTAGTAACTGATACATTGAACAGAAAGGGAACCCCTTTAGTAAATGAAAAAGCAGTGACTGGAACAGGAGTTAGGTTAGGTACAAATTATGCAAGTAATAAGCAGGGAAATCTTATTACAACTGGTGGAAAGACTGACTTAGCTATTGATGGAAAAGGTTATTTTGGCCTTACTCAATCAGATGGAACTGTTGCATATACTAGAGATGGTAATTTTAAAGTAGATTCAAATGGAGTTTTGGTTGATACAAGTGGAACGAAAGTGTATGTAGAATATGCTAATGGAGCCTCAGAAGGTAATCCAGCATTAGATAGTCAAAATATTTCTATAGCTCAAAATGGTGAAATATCAATGAAAGTTGATGGTCAGGAGACAGTAATAGGGAATATACCGGTGTTTACATCTATAGGAGATAAAAGTTTTGTACCTGTTGGAAATAATCATTTTGTTCCTGCATCAGATGCACAAGTAACTTTAAGTAATGATTATAATATTGAACAAGGCTATTTAGAAGCATCGAATGTTGATACAGCTGAAGCTTTTTCAGATATGGTATTAACAACTAGAGCTTTTCAACTAAGTTCAAAGGCAATAACCTCTGCAGATGATATGTGGGGCATGATTAATAGTATGAGATAA